The Anastrepha ludens isolate Willacy chromosome 2, idAnaLude1.1, whole genome shotgun sequence DNA window GCATAAAATTAAGTATTACAGTCCTTGACCCACTGCAGAAATTCGCCCATTTTACTCACAGTCAAGTTGCGCGCCAAAGCTTTCACACGCAAATTGCGATCTGTTGTGATGAGTACCAATTCGGTTTGTATAAAACATTTACCATCTGCAAAAcgaaataggtttttttttagataacaCAAATTACAATATGAACTTAACAACCAACCTTTATTGGTTTCGGTGCTCATGGTTTTCGAAAGCGCAACAGCCGTCGCCAAAATCTTATCATCATTCGACACATTCTCCTCTTCTGCTAACGCAAATAACGACGAACTGATGAATGAGCCTTTTGTGGTGGCACACCTGTAGATAGATGAGTTTTTGCATTTAATATAAGAAATCATTTTTGTCTGACAAAGTAATTAGTCTCATTTGCATACTTCACGTTATTTTTTGCGCTTCGTATGAAGTCCAAAGAACGTTTCGCGCAAGTAGAAACGTCGTCGTAGTGATGAATGCGATTCATTTGTAAGGAGTTCTGATATGATTCCACTTTCACGCCTTTCGATAGACCATCTAATTCTTTTACCactaaaaaatgttaacaaatattatatttctctgcattttttgttgttatattcATTAAATATGTATGCCTTCAAACTTACCAGTTAGAGGTATTACCAGTATGTAGCGCTTATACTCCTGAATGAGCTTCTCGAAATCGTCGAGGCAATCAATAAAGCAATTTGTGTCCGGCATCAGATATTTGGGACGCACTTCTATATACAGCTTTGTGTCAACGAATTTCAGAATTTCCTGTAGCGCAAGCAGAAACAGATATTATTTTTATGGtaagtaatagaaaataaacCCCATTCTCTTATTTCTTTTCAAACTTACCTCCAGTTTTGCGTTATACATTTTCTTCACATTCGTTCTGGCTTCCAGCTCTTTCTTTCTCTGCGAAAGCAGTGAAATTTGTGCATCCTCAATAGCAGCGGATTTTACTGAGTTCGTTTCCTTGCCGGTTAGTTCCGAATTAGTTCCATTCGTCAGCATATTTTCGTTGTTATCATCTTCGTCACTGAGCAGTGTGCATAGCGCTTTCTCCATGGCACCGTTCAGCTCTTCCAATGTAAACACATCGTCATGTACACGCAGACTGGCTTGGTGCTTTTCATAGCATTCTTGAAAAGCGcatatttttacaattcttgCCGAAAATTGATCCTTCTCAGTAGCACGTTCCGTGTGAGTTTTTTTATTAGTGCTTATGCTTGTGGCAGACATTAATGGTGTGAAGCCAAGTAAGTACAACTCTTCCTCAAGTTgtttatgttgcgaaatatttGCTGGTGCCGCATCGCATAGCCGCCTGAGCCGTGGGAAGATACATTCCCACTCCGACCAGCTATCAATGATGGTATGTCTGTAATTGAATGCGGaagcaatttaataaaaatacgaatACTGCGAAGTCGCGTTTGATACTAACTCTTCATTGCGCACTGATTCCCAAATGTCCACATTGCGCGCCAACCAGTCGGTATAAATATTAATGTACTGCAGTAAAGTACTCAGGTCGGCATggctaaaaacaattttctattatttgaaggGCAAAAAATAACGTATACAAAATTAGTCGCTTACCAAGTTTTCTCGGGATCCAATACATCAACGTTATATGTTTCGAAAAATTCGTTACATTTGCGCAGCAGCAAACCGAAaatttgattacaaaaatgaaaGGCGTAGTAGCGGATTTCGCGACGtgattcttaaaaaataaaaaaaatatatatataaaaaagtatattaaaaatatataaaaaaaaattaaatataaaaaaattaaaaaaatacaaaaaaatatttaaaaacaatattaaaatatatgtaaaaacaaaaaattgtaaaaataataaaaattaataaataaaaagaagtttagtagttaataaagcaaaaaaaaattaaataaaaaatatataaaaaaataaaacagtaaaaacagttttcaaataaaatgaaaaaaaaagagcaAATTTAGTAGTaaataaagcgaaataaaaaatatataaaaaaaaataaaaaaatatatataaaaaaaattatataaaaatatatataaaaaaatatataaaaaaatatataacagaatataaaaaaaattaaaataatacaaaaaaaatttaaaaaaatatttaaaaatatataaaaacaagaaatatacaaaaatatatataaaaatatataaaaaaatatataaaaaattaaaaaaaaaaaatatttaaaaatatataaaaacaaaaaatatacaaaaatatatataaaaatatataaaaaatatataaagaaaattaaaaaaatacaaaaaaatattttaaaaaaatattaaaaaatatataacagtaattttaagtaaacatataaacatttttcaaataaaataaaaaaagagcaaGTTTAGTAgtaaattaagcaaaataaaaaatatataaaaacgtttatataaaaatatatataaaaaaaatatattaaaaatatataaaaaaatacatattaaacaattaaaaaaaaacaaaataaaaataaaaaaatgaaaaaaatgaaaggaaattttacaaataatttacaataaatttaaataaaataaaacagaagcaataaataaatagcaaataaaacaaaataagaataaatttgtaaaaattaaaaaaaaattttaaatacaataaaaataaaaaagaagcaaGTGTAGTAATAAATgaggcaaaaaaataaaaataaataaataaaatgaaaaaaaaaattaaaaacataaaaaaaagttttattaaagcaataaaaattaaaaaaaaaaatgttaagttttcaaataaaataaaaataaaattttggtaataaatgaagtaaaataaaaaataaataaaaatatattataaatatataaaaagatatataaaaatataataaaaatatatattataaaaaaatacatataaaacaaaaacaaaattaaaacaaatccaaacaaaaaaattaaaaaattaaaggaaattttacaaataatttacaaaaaattgaaataaaataaaaaagaagtaataaataaataaaacaaaataaaaaaataagaacaaatttgtaaaaattaaaaaaaaattgtaaatacaataaaaaaagaagcaagTTTAGtaataaatgaagcaaaataaaaaatataaaaataaataaataaaataaaacaaaattaaaaatataaaaaaaagtttaattaaaaaaaataaaaattaaaaaaacaaacattttttttaagtttttaaataaaataaaaataaaaaagaagcaattttggtaataaatgaagcaaaataaaaacatatataaaaaatagaaacataaaaacaaaagtaataaataaaacaaaaaccaagtttagaataaaaaatataaaaattattaacaaacataaaaaataaataataaagtttcaaaaattaaaaaaaatataaaaacataaaaaaaaatttcaagagccaaattaataaaataaataaataaaaaaagtttagtattaaataaagcaaaataaaaaaatataaaacaaagttaaaaaaaatttaaggtaaaaaaaaattttaaataaaataaaaataaaaaagaagcaattttggtaataaatgaagcaaaataaaaacatatataaaaaatagaaacataaaaacaaaagtaataaataaaacaaaaaccaagttTAGtagtaaataaagcaaaataaaaaatataaaaattattaacaaacataaaaaataaataataaagtttcaaaaattaaaaaaaatataaaaacataaaaaaaaatttcaagagccaaattaataaaataaataaataaaaaaagtttagtattaaataaagcaaaataaaaaaatataaaacaaagttaaaaaaaaattaaggtaaaaaaaatttttaaataaaataaaaataaaaaagaagcaagtttagtaataataaaagcaaaaaaaatatgaaaaagtacaaataattttaaaaatatataaagaaattacaaaaaaaaattttaatcaaataaaaaagaagcaagttcaataataaataaaacaaaataaaaaaataagacagagtttgtaaaaaataaaaaaaaaatttgaaagtcaaaaaatttaaaaaagaagcaAGATTAGTAgtaaatgaagcaaaaaaacatattaaaaaatttaaaatataaaacaaaaattttaaataaaaaccaaaaatgtttaaaaaattaaaaaaaagtttttaaataaaataaaaataaaaaagaagcaaGATTAGCaataaattaagcaaaataaaatatataaaataattaaaaacaaaagtaataaataaataaaaaaccaagtttagtaataaataaaacaaaataaaagaatatacaaaaacaaaattgtaaaacttaaaagaaaaaattttaacaaaataaaaataaaagaagaagtagtaaataaagcaaaataaaaaaatataaaaatttaaaaaaaatataaataaaatatatataaatataaaaaaaaatttcaaaataataataaaaacataaaaaacaaaatttgtaaaaacataaaaaaaattttaaaagtaaaaaacaaaattattaaataaataaaaaaagtttagtaataaataaagcaaaataaaaaattataaaaccaaataaaagaagttaaaaaaaatttgaaaaaataaaaccaaaagattttaaatacaataaaaataaaaaaaagaagcaagTTTAGTATTAAATAacgcgaaataaattttttttaaataaaataaaaaaagaagcaagTCTAGTAATAAATAACGCAAGTGGACAAAATGTGGTTATAAATTAAGTTACTAACCTTTGTGCATGTTGTGCTcgagcataaaaatatttaaagcgaCTATCCTCAGCAGACGAGAGCGTTTAATCGGAAATGTGCTGTGCTTGAGCAAAACACTCAACTGCACTAAAAGTTTCCTTTGATGCTCGATTATCGTTTCCATTCTATCAATTAAAcagattttaaatgaaaagtttGTTTGCCGtgcatattaatttaaattaattaaattttatatacccTATGCCAGTGTAGAGCTTTCCAAGCACATACAAATACAGCGATGTGAAGCGGCGAAGGAGCTAAAACGGTAACGGTTTTTTGTACAACATaactaaatgtttgataataATTAAATGTTGTAGTCTAGACTAGTCTGACATACCTCTTCGCTTGTCAACTCGTTTAAGCGCTTTTCTTCAGCTATTACGGCATATTTACTTCCGCAATCGTCAGGTTCAGAGGCACGATGCAAGCGGCGCACACCATCTACCTGTATCCACACTTCTTTACGTATTGATTTGGAAGTTCTAATGTGATTGTGCCTTGGGCTGCCTTGATGTATCGGTGATGTTTTTAATTCAGTCTCCTCgtactacaacaattatttgaatttaatgtacatataagcCAATATAATTAATACTAATTTACCTTCTTGCGAATCTCATcaaacaacactaagaggcttTCACGTGCTGAATATATGGCATTGGAGGACATTAAACTACGCATATGAAAGTAAATAGCGTCGAATTTCTTGCGCTACAAatacataaacatttttaggtgaaaaaatttaatttttttctatttaaaaaatatttacctcatGTATGGCTACTATAGCCAATTGGTTATAGGGTATGCCATTTGTGGGTATAAGTGCTTGGGCCTGCCGATAATATTTGGCCGCGTCCGTATAGTCATTTGATTGTACTTCTTTTGCTTTGTAACGGCATAGATCACCTAGGCAAATAAGTAACTTTTGGGCGGCTACTTTAGCTATAAATTCAAACTTGTGCGCTGTGCGTTGTGATGATACATTTTCTTGAGCGATATTGTTGGCATTTTGTTGATcgatatttatgtatttgacATTAAGTTGCATATGTAGGTTTGTATAGAAATCTAAGCCTTCTTCGACGAGCGATAGCAAACGATGGTGATTATCATCAGCATTAGATTTGCTATTGGATACTAAATATTCTCGAACGTTATAGTAAAGCAGCTTCCAGAAAAATGAGTCAATCTTCTGTTCACAGCACAATTTTAActgttgtagcagtaatttGGCGAATATCTTTTGAAGTTCAGCACGCGCTTCAGTAAACTCGGACCATTTCTAAATATAGAAGAAAAACGTTCTATAACATAAATCGGCACAAATCAATTGTGCTGCGTGTCATCTTACCTCGATTACTGTATTTTGCTGGATCATCGTTGTAACTTTTTCGTAAGCTTTGGGTAGCAGTTCGGCGTACTGTGCATCAGCAAGAATCTCAAACCAAGCAGGTGACCTTGGATGTCGTTGCAACTGTCGTGATGGCGATTTAGTAACGACTTTATCTGCATTCACTGACTGTTCCGTTAGTTGGTGTATATGCGCCGTGCCCTTCTTCCCGTTTTCACGAGCAAAGTTTTTTTcgccaataaaattatttttatctctGCCTACTGATTGCACTTGTTTGACATCATTTAAACGCAAAATTCCTGGTATAGCTGCATTACTACAACTTCGACTGCCACTCCTGTCACATTTCGTCGTTTTATTATCGATTGTTTGCCCGCTGGTTTCCAAAACGGGCACAGTCTCTCTTTTGTGGTTGTTTTTGCTTAGATTATTGACAGTAGACGGACCTTTTCGCAAGAAAAAATCAATGCGCTTGTCATCCTCTCCTCCGTTCACTAAGGCAAGAGATAATatttaaatcattaaatcacATAACACATGTCATAATCAATACTCCGTTCCCACCTTCTTGATACACGCCTCCTGATGTTTCCGGTTTATGCAGCAATTTTCCAGGCAACATATCATTATCATGTTTTCTCGCCACCGTAACAACGCCTCCAGATGACGTCGAAGATCGGCTTCGCGCAATTTGACTATCAACGTTAATATGCGTTATCAACGAGTCATCGCCAATATCTTCAACAATCCTCTTTTGAAGTCGTTTTGGTAGATTCCGTATTATCGATATATCATTTTGTTCTCGCACTCCCTTTCgattcatattttaatttcaaactttccACCAACCaatgcatttattttggttttatttgcgCGCAATTTCGAcacgaaaaattaaatatttcccgCAACAACTTCACGCGTTCATACAAAATTTCCAATTGACAAAAGGTACACACACGCATAATAAAATGTCAAATGATTGCAATAGTGATGACAGCAGTCATAATGCAATCGGTATTGCGATAGGCGAAGTTAGTAATGTTGCCAacttttaagtttcaaaaaGCACCAAAACTTGGAAAACCCCATTTTATCGCTCTTAAggcacacaattttttaaatcagagaatagtaaaaaataaaattataatgtaagtatcatataattcaataacacaaaatttattcGTTCATAACgattctgtaaaaaaattacCTATATACATTTAAAATGTTCAAGTTATATCAGATACTAATTTCAACGTTTGTTCACTCATCATTTTAAACTTGTGGTCGAAAAATTGACTTCAAGTCTTATAAACAAGCCTACAACTATGTAATAATTAACGCACCTGGtatattagaaatgtaaatcAAACTCTTAAAATACGTATATCTTCTGAAAAATTGATTCATTAAAAAACTTGTATGCATTTTATGTAAAGAATGAATACAAATGTGTGTTAATTTCCAGTGAatacatttgtttattttgactcattcggaattcaaagaaaacgtaggttcgaatctcggtgagacaccaatattaagaaaacgttttttctaatagcggtggcctctcggcaggcaatggcaaatcttcgagtgtatttctgccatgaaaaagctcctcataaaaaaatatctgacgttaggaatcggcttgaaatggtatggtaggtccctccattttgtggaacaacatcaaaccgcacgccacaaataggacgaggatctcggccaaacacccaaaaagggtgtacacaccaattatatatatgtatatggttgACACTTGTTTCAAATCCCTCCTATTTTCCAGATTTATCTCTTCAGACTATTATTTGTTCCCGAATTTAAAGAAATGTCTGGCGGgaataatgtttttttcaaacaaGGAGAGggttgcagaaacgaatggctatttttcagacttggacaagtCCTATTATTCGAaggggatcaacaaactagaacaacGTTGGTCGAAGTATAATATATAAACCtaaatgtcgaaaaataaataaagatttaccCCACGTTTatatttatgagaagctttttcatgacagaataCTCGTGGGAGGTTTGTCAATGCCTGCCGTggggccaccgctattagaaagtaTCTTTTCAATCATTGAATGTTTCTGGCCCGAATCCTACCGGATGATGGTGACACAAATATTTTCCTCTGGCGGCAGCCATACAGGtaaatactttattaaaaaaagttactaTCGGGTAAGTGGCAACACTGCACCAGATTATTTCCGTTGTTCCTTTTTATTAGTttccaaacaaacaaaagtaaataaattgtcTACGATATGGCGCAGGTTGCTTTTCTGGACAACCTTCTGAAGGAATATTTGGTGTTTAGAGGTTTTTCTTCCACCTTAAAAACTCTCGACCAGGAACAAAGGACCGAGAAAGATCAAAGCTTCCGTGCCGAGAAATTGttggaaaattttaatcagTCCATTCAAAGCCATGATTTAGCTGCGCTACGAGCGCTTTGGGCGCACTTAGATAGCAACCTCTTCAGCAAACTGGAGCATACTTATGCCACAGGTAAGTTTACTAAGAAGATCCAGGACCACCATAAACCGCTTATGTATTTGTTAGCTGTGAAGAAATTGGAAAATAGTTTACTCAAGTTGTACCTGGTAACGGCCTACTCAAGCAATCGTCTGGATAAAGTAACAGAATTTTTCGCAAAACTTGCAGTagatttacaacaacaaagcgAATGGAAGGATTGGTTTTGTAAgttcacattttttttccttatattaATCACATTCACCTTGTACCAAAACCTactaagaaatattatatttagattttCCATTTTGTAAGAATGCTGAGGACTCGCCCACTTTCGCTTTGTACTTTTCGAAACAATGGCAAGACACATTACAATTATCGCTGCGTAACTTCCTTACAACAATTTACCAATGTTTGCCACAACCAACTATTGTACGCGCCGAATACGAGGCCGCGCATATACGGCGACTACAGGAGGAGAATGCTTTGCTGAAAACGCGCTTacaacaaatgcaacaacaaatatcGACCTCCGGTAGTAATCAGAATCTTAATGCTGCCGGTAGCGATTCCAGTGGAGCGCGTCGTCGTGCATCGTATAGACCACAGCAAAGTCTTAGTGACATTTTGCCCTTCGACGTTAGTCCGCCGGGGCATGTGGTAGATGATTTTTCAGTAATATCATCGGAAGTGAATAATGTAGCGCAAGCAAGTGATGCACAGGCACGCGGCTTGCGAATGCTGATACGCAACATTGGATCGGGGGGATCGCCAGACACAGGCGGACGTAAAGATGCTAGTAGTAGCGGAACTAACGACAAGGCAAACAAGCGGCGCTCAGGTAGTGTGGGGCGTAATTGGATATAATTCGAAAGTCTGGAAGGATGATTGGAAAATCACAGAAACAAATTAAGTTATatcattattataaaaaaagggCATGTAGCATAggacacataacagaagtaaaactttcaaggcatacaaagagggagagacccgagggagagagaaagaatatatatctaaataaattcacaacatttgcagagaatacaaatacacaaaatttatcCAAAACGGAGAAGtttcgaccggtgtaggtaaacgcccgcactactccgagcgtttatcacccgcacaaacgcatcGATTCCAGGACCCCAGCAAcgacacaaattaccgcaaggccatactaataaatccgacgccggaatggatagcactttatagtgcgcacaagcactagccaggaaacggaaataagggccaaaaagtaggcacacaaaaaaaaactccccaaaaaaattgggaccaaagaacgccccaaacagtaggcatcaaagaaatataacgccaaaaagtaggcatcaaaaatatatttcctagaagtttgcaccaacaaacaagcgccaaaaagtaggcagtgttatttctcactagaaattaacaaccacaaggaaaaatagtctaaagtgtatctaagatatactgggtttgattgaaaagtaatgagccttattttttaagcagttttattaaaccttttggcttatacaactaatattcttcaaaataggacccttgagcgtcaatacacagctggtagcggtccttccactgcaggaaacattttttaaactcatctttcggaatcgcgttcaattcggctgtcacagttttttttggatcgcctcgatggagtcgaaacgcctccccttcagctttcttttaaGGCGCGGGAGCAAGAAgaaggtctgggctgtagggagggtggggaagcaccggaacccccatcttggccaatgcagaggtgcagagaaaGGCCGTGTGCGCcggtgcattgtcgtgatgaagggtccattgttgacgaggtcgggccgaacccggacGACGcggacttgtgccaccgttttacctgggcactggacagagattggtccccgtaagcctccttgagtagccttATGGTTTCGgtattcgttttgtttagctttacgcaaaatttgatcgagtaacgttgctccaacgatcgccgCATTTtcaccactgcaaaatcctaacacacttttaaaacagctttcacgcgcggagcgaactgggaccggtttctagtggaaggtccaacgatcattttcccccaccagccgattcggttgaacGCTTGGCAGACGCACCGCGCGGGaagactcattacttttcagacgttcccacgacaatcggttctacgtaaccggaacgacccggatttatatccggccaaggactgtcacttcagcagtattcctcgtatatgcacggggaatgtttatgctgctacaacaacaacaactcattacttttcaatcaaaccctgtatataaggtatagctctctctctatCCTTTTTCTCtatgttatatcttttttctttctcgcggaacgaaaatgcccaaaacgttgcatggccttgaaattttactctccattctcgctcgtacatcgacgcctaagaagttttaattaaaaaaaaattatcaacttAACCCCTTAACATAAAAACCAATTGAAGGCTTAAAATAAATCTACACAACTATTCCATTGTTACACAAAATAgactcttgtttttatttaaatatatagatTTAATCCAGGCTCTATAGATTGCACATTTGAAACAACGAACGTGTGTGTGCCGTCTAACAGTGAATAGGTGATGTATTGTTTGctcaaattaaattcataatattgtatacatacatatataactctGCATTCTATTTATCTgtgtataatattaaaaatagcatAACTTTAAGTTTTTAACGACTAATTAGTGTTGTACATTTATCACGTGTACCCGAGTTGATGATACAATTctactttttttatacattaaagTGCAGGTAATATTTATATAGTTGCTTTCGCTTTACAttcaacaattttattattataaaaaaactaaaactatgCACACTGATGCATTCAAAATGCGGCTGACTTTCTAGACGTAATTGATAAATTGTCATATTTCcctaaaagcaacaaaaaaaaaaatatagttaaagATACATTACAGCGCATGAAAATAAGTATTGATGTCGCATCAATACATtgtattgtataaatatatatttagaaagTCAGCCGTATTTTCGTTGCAGCATTCTAAtgatttttcaaatcaaatatttccctCAGTAGCGGCTCCACTTGTGAAGGATTCACATTTAAATAAACACCTATTACAAATTGATTCAGACGCTCAATATCGGAGATTTTCTGTATTAACTTAATAAAAGCTGACTTTGCTTCACAGCCCGAATAGATGCTCTCTAGATATCTTCGCAGAAGATAATAATAAGAGttctgaaacataaaaaaaaaagtattaacaaATGAGGTTGTATTTAAACTCCTTTCGGTTTTACCTGTTCCAGTCGAATGACATCCGAGTGAATTACACACGCGCGTGTTGGTGTAAAGAGCACAATTGCACACAGTATTAAAATGATATTCTCGTCCAAGCGCCATTTCTCATCGAAGGtgctaacaaattttaaaatttcttcataAATATTGCCCTTAGCTGCCCTTAGAATCTCTGCACGCAAATGGGCTGCATTCGAAACATGCGGTaactgaaaattataaaatttcatgaattataAGAGAGCTTcgcaaaaaattatctaaattataaattttctccTCTATGGAAGGCGattgaaatacatacatacacacagttaTTGCAATCGGTTAAACTTACCTTCCACGTATTGCGGTTATTGTCATAGGTCAAAACGGAGCGCATAAGCATCATTTCAGTGCAGCCACCCTTCAGTAGTGCCACTTGATCTTCCTGGCACATGTTACGAAATACACTAATctttttagccatttttattAAACGTTTTATTGCTACTGCCGTTAAATTAATGACCTGTAAAAGTTTCGGGTCCTGATGTGTTTCTTCGGGCTAAAAGAAATTTATCGAAACGAACATTACTCGTACAGTGGGGTAAAGTGGTTTTGGTAGCGTTAGGTCAAAAATGCTTGTTAatacatagtaaaaaaaataagctaaatataaatttatccttatctaaagggtggttaaatttcaagggccgatgttgaatgtgaaccacacccaaacgtcaacgacaccgttggacttctttctttggagatatttgaaagaaaaggtgtacgtcgataagccagcaacaattcaagagctaaaggatgagataattcggcacattaacggcatagaacctcaattatgcctcagcgtcatcgaaaatttggaccatcggatggagatgtgccgccgaggccgcggcggccatttgcccgatattttgtttcatacgtaattgagccataccaatattatcataataaagagaaatgacaataattccctaaaaaaattttattttattcaaaatcaacaccggcccttgaaacttttgaaaatcTGGTGGTCTCATGTTATTTCAAACCAGGACTTGCTTAAGGACGTAGTCttgtcaaatactcattttttataaatattttttaggaactTTTTTTAAGACAATAAAATGCGGTCGTTTTGAGGTATGTTTTCAAAAGTCCGACATTTTgttaactttcaaaaaaatgtacccATTGTCACGCCAGAATGAcgagcctacagaataataatcagtttaactttttcgttcaaGATGCCtcgaagagccaaaatcctgttgacaagccacctatttttttttaagacgcttactttgatGCCACCCTACTACAAAAaaagaat harbors:
- the LOC128855810 gene encoding telomerase-binding protein EST1A isoform X2, whose protein sequence is MNRKGVREQNDISIIRNLPKRLQKRIVEDIGDDSLITHINVDSQIARSRSSTSSGGVVTVARKHDNDMLPGKLLHKPETSGGVYQEVNGGEDDKRIDFFLRKGPSTVNNLSKNNHKRETVPVLETSGQTIDNKTTKCDRSGSRSCSNAAIPGILRLNDVKQVQSVGRDKNNFIGEKNFARENGKKGTAHIHQLTEQSVNADKVVTKSPSRQLQRHPRSPAWFEILADAQYAELLPKAYEKVTTMIQQNTVIEKWSEFTEARAELQKIFAKLLLQQLKLCCEQKIDSFFWKLLYYNVREYLVSNSKSNADDNHHRLLSLVEEGLDFYTNLHMQLNVKYINIDQQNANNIAQENVSSQRTAHKFEFIAKVAAQKLLICLGDLCRYKAKEVQSNDYTDAAKYYRQAQALIPTNGIPYNQLAIVAIHERKKFDAIYFHMRSLMSSNAIYSARESLLVLFDEIRKKYEETELKTSPIHQGSPRHNHIRTSKSIRKEVWIQVDGVRRLHRASEPDDCGSKYAVIAEEKRLNELTSEELLRRFTSLYLYVLGKLYTGIGMETIIEHQRKLLVQLSVLLKHSTFPIKRSRLLRIVALNIFMLEHNMHKESRREIRYYAFHFCNQIFGLLLRKCNEFFETYNVDVLDPEKTCHADLSTLLQYINIYTDWLARNVDIWESVRNEEHTIIDSWSEWECIFPRLRRLCDAAPANISQHKQLEEELYLLGFTPLMSATSISTNKKTHTERATEKDQFSARIVKICAFQECYEKHQASLRVHDDVFTLEELNGAMEKALCTLLSDEDDNNENMLTNGTNSELTGKETNSVKSAAIEDAQISLLSQRKKELEARTNVKKMYNAKLEEILKFVDTKLYIEVRPKYLMPDTNCFIDCLDDFEKLIQEYKRYILVIPLTVVKELDGLSKGVKVESYQNSLQMNRIHHYDDVSTCAKRSLDFIRSAKNNVKCATTKGSFISSSLFALAEEENVSNDDKILATAVALSKTMSTETNKDGKCFIQTELVLITTDRNLRVKALARNLTVSKMGEFLQWVKDCNT
- the LOC128855810 gene encoding telomerase-binding protein EST1A isoform X1, translating into MNRKGVREQNDISIIRNLPKRLQKRIVEDIGDDSLITHINVDSQIARSRSSTSSGGVVTVARKHDNDMLPGKLLHKPETSGGVYQEVNGGEDDKRIDFFLRKGPSTVNNLSKNNHKRETVPVLETSGQTIDNKTTKCDRSGSRSCSNAAIPGILRLNDVKQVQSVGRDKNNFIGEKNFARENGKKGTAHIHQLTEQSVNADKVVTKSPSRQLQRHPRSPAWFEILADAQYAELLPKAYEKVTTMIQQNTVIEKWSEFTEARAELQKIFAKLLLQQLKLCCEQKIDSFFWKLLYYNVREYLVSNSKSNADDNHHRLLSLVEEGLDFYTNLHMQLNVKYINIDQQNANNIAQENVSSQRTAHKFEFIAKVAAQKLLICLGDLCRYKAKEVQSNDYTDAAKYYRQAQALIPTNGIPYNQLAIVAIHERKKFDAIYFHMRSLMSSNAIYSARESLLVLFDEIRKKYEETELKTSPIHQGSPRHNHIRTSKSIRKEVWIQVDGVRRLHRASEPDDCGSKYAVIAEEKRLNELTSEELLRRFTSLYLYVLGKLYTGIGMETIIEHQRKLLVQLSVLLKHSTFPIKRSRLLRIVALNIFMLEHNMHKESRREIRYYAFHFCNQIFGLLLRKCNEFFETYNVDVLDPEKTCHADLSTLLQYINIYTDWLARNVDIWESVRNEEHTIIDSWSEWECIFPRLRRLCDAAPANISQHKQLEEELYLLGFTPLMSATSISTNKKTHTERATEKDQFSARIVKICAFQECYEKHQASLRVHDDVFTLEELNGAMEKALCTLLSDEDDNNENMLTNGTNSELTGKETNSVKSAAIEDAQISLLSQRKKELEARTNVKKMYNAKLEEILKFVDTKLYIEVRPKYLMPDTNCFIDCLDDFEKLIQEYKRYILVIPLTVVKELDGLSKGVKVESYQNSLQMNRIHHYDDVSTCAKRSLDFIRSAKNNVKCATTKGSFISSSLFALAEEENVSNDDKILATAVALSKTMSTETNKGWLLSSYCNLCYLKKNLFRFADGKCFIQTELVLITTDRNLRVKALARNLTVSKMGEFLQWVKDCNT